The following coding sequences lie in one Myxococcales bacterium genomic window:
- a CDS encoding trypsin-like serine protease, which yields MALACQLPNMGKGMWRGVGFSLTAAVIVSCAVAPAEDSAPAQHASIIDGDEHPGDPGVMYIVADNAFCTGALIAPRVLLTAKHCILDVDPGTIGIGMGPDAFTGVAYANVLEVRTTATHDLDGKDIAVLLLDGAGSASSYPWVLDNAPKRGDAITVVGYGQQQVGKSGSAPSGIKQSGTTTILRLYPKESLIDGPTTCFGDSGAPAFLDDGRIFGVVSRGTPNCKGTSLLTRTDHYTDLLAQAVIDTGGLAPDPYEPAPEPQEDAHAAPLSSSDADADVEAADGSARGQSSDGCAIAGHDSAKLPLWLLCAVGLLCLRAQVRRSLKQRYCARTRHWHHGARTTRDPRHHECQGSRCHENSAS from the coding sequence ATGGCTCTTGCTTGTCAGTTGCCCAACATGGGCAAAGGCATGTGGCGGGGTGTGGGGTTTAGTCTGACAGCTGCGGTCATTGTCAGCTGCGCTGTCGCGCCTGCCGAGGACAGTGCACCCGCACAGCACGCTTCGATCATCGACGGCGATGAGCATCCCGGGGACCCCGGCGTAATGTATATCGTTGCAGACAACGCGTTCTGCACCGGTGCGTTGATCGCTCCGCGCGTACTGCTGACTGCGAAGCATTGCATCCTCGATGTTGACCCGGGGACAATCGGCATAGGGATGGGACCGGACGCCTTTACCGGCGTTGCCTATGCCAACGTACTTGAGGTGCGCACGACCGCGACCCATGATCTGGATGGAAAGGACATCGCCGTACTTCTCCTCGATGGCGCAGGTTCGGCATCGAGCTATCCCTGGGTTTTGGACAACGCCCCAAAACGCGGAGACGCGATTACGGTCGTCGGTTACGGGCAACAACAGGTTGGCAAGAGCGGTAGCGCGCCAAGCGGAATCAAACAGAGCGGCACCACCACTATTCTTCGCCTCTATCCTAAGGAATCGCTTATCGATGGGCCGACCACGTGTTTTGGAGACTCTGGAGCACCGGCGTTCCTTGATGACGGCCGCATTTTTGGCGTGGTCTCCCGAGGCACGCCCAACTGCAAAGGCACCTCGCTCTTAACCCGTACTGACCACTATACCGATCTACTCGCGCAAGCCGTCATCGACACGGGCGGCCTGGCGCCAGACCCCTATGAACCCGCCCCGGAACCCCAAGAAGACGCGCATGCCGCGCCTTTGAGTTCCTCGGACGCCGATGCGGATGTCGAGGCAGCTGATGGATCGGCCAGAGGCCAATCTTCCGATGGATGCGCCATCGCGGGGCATGATTCGGCCAAACTGCCACTCTGGCTTCTCTGCGCCGTTGGGCTACTATGCCTTCGTGCCCAAGTGCGACGAAGTCTCAAGCAACGCTATTGCGCGAGAACGCGCCATTGGCATCATGGTGCGCGAACAACTCGAGACCCGAGGCATCACGAATGCCAGGGTTCTCGATGCCATGAGAACAGTGCCTCGTGA
- the uvrA gene encoding excinuclease ABC subunit UvrA, with protein sequence MRTIRLRGARTHNLKAIDLDLEPGSLVVVAGPSGSGKSSLAFGTLYAEGQRAYVESFSAYARQFLERMARPPVDELYPVPATIAVDRQAPVKTSRATVATMTELVDYAKSLWAVGAVLHCQGCGRPVHCDTPERATKQILREHPDAKLTVSYPLSIAGPEAFIGVRERLLADGYRRVQINNETRDLEAVRPSELWPNLRAGPESLMVLADRTTATSAGRARLTEALEAAFLRGQGRASVHVQDGTVLRFSQQLHCARCDLVYGAPSPSLFSFNSPVGACADCRGFGRIMEIDWDKVIPDPHKTLAQGAIRAWSGKSATWERRLLMKLAQEKGVPVDVPFGELSKAHHKWIMEGESGGKLRSWKKWFGLKPWFEWLESKAYKMHVRVFIARYRKYVTCLTCAGTRFKAEALLWRLGEKTIADFLSLTVKEAASFLEGLGERDPAQSLLIQQCGARLTTMVNVGLPYLTLDRSLRTLSGGEAQRVALTSALSAELNGSMFVLDEPTVGLHPHNVADLMREVRRLAQGDNIALMVEHDEDVIKSADRVIELGPSGGERGGEVVFDGTPLALWRAETATGAALRAESPTVRPREPVHGWITLKGATGHNLNNIDLRIPVGLFSCVTGVSGSGKTSVILETLFPAVAQRRGQLPGKAPLPYDKLELPAHIQDAVCVDQAPLGRTSRGNPATYMKAWEVIRQRFAAQPLAKERGYGPGFFSFNVAGGRCETCKGEGSETIEMQFLADVSFSCPDCQGSRFVGPVLDVQVGEKTIADVLGMTVDDAVVHFNHRELVRRLAPLCQVGLGYLKLGQPLNTLSGGEAQRLKLAAALGHVGEHAIVILDEPTAGLHARDIKPLLETLQKLVEQGNTVVVVEHDMRVAAQADYVIDLGPGPGDAGGDIVAQGTPRDVAQAGTASSPFLERVLNPVRLPRASVTAPKKQPPSLTGICVEGAREHNLKDLNLEVPREKLVVISGPSGSGKSTLAFDVIYAEGQRRYMETLSPYVRQYLPQLPRPDVHSVRGIPPTVALEQRITRGGVNSTVGTITEVAHYLRLIYARFGLLHCVTCNVPIAANHPDALAKHIRELAGLRQRLTVFAPAVRGKKGLHRELLARAHGQGIRRARIDGTLTDITPGMKLERYVEHDIDLLVAEVGSGHKSLDVELKRGLKWGEGVIEVQSGDRHWVLSSKFACPKCGQGYPELDPRFFSFNTRQGACSACEGRGVIEIEHGKGRNAVLETRTCDTCQGTRLSPLARSVMLDGRPITALLGTTVQRLRHLLPTITLPGRFAALGGPLINELDARLAFLEQVGVGYLGLDRSAQTLSGGETQRVRLAAQLGSALTGVLYVLDEPTIGLHPRDTQRLIVALKRLVEKGCSVLVVEHDADVIRASDHLIDMGPSGGENGGSIVAQGAPARLLRPGNSLTGTALAASPRISAALRSLGDAEWLTLTGAHEHNLKDVDLTLPLGRLIAVTGVSGSGKSSLIRNVLLSSVRHALGLETNAITRCRTLKGTESLRRAVEIDQNPIGRTPRSVPATYIGVWDVIRKLLAGMPEARARGYDASRFSFNTSNGRCTACEGQGALTVEMAFLPDVLLPCESCKGRRFSPETLEIRWQGLSAGEILELDVTQAVDIFSVIPKVAQPLRLLDTLGLGYLKLGQPSNTLSGGEAQRLKLVAELGARQRGGCLYVMDEPTTGLHRTDVMKLIALLERLVDRGDTVVVIEHHTDVMLAADWLIDLGPEGGDQGGQIVFAGTPSALVRDSNSYTAEVLREELDRAPKRKRAVKAMPPLRAEKHGN encoded by the coding sequence ATGCGTACCATTCGTCTGCGTGGCGCACGCACACACAACCTCAAGGCAATTGATCTCGATCTCGAGCCCGGCTCATTGGTGGTAGTGGCGGGGCCGTCCGGATCCGGCAAATCGTCGTTGGCATTCGGGACACTCTACGCGGAAGGCCAGCGTGCTTACGTCGAAAGCTTTAGCGCCTACGCGCGCCAGTTTCTAGAGCGCATGGCGCGACCGCCGGTGGACGAGCTGTATCCGGTGCCGGCCACGATCGCTGTCGACCGCCAGGCGCCCGTCAAGACGTCGCGGGCGACGGTTGCCACGATGACGGAGCTTGTGGATTACGCCAAGAGCCTCTGGGCCGTGGGCGCAGTGCTGCATTGTCAAGGATGCGGCAGGCCGGTCCATTGCGACACCCCCGAGCGCGCAACCAAACAGATACTCAGGGAGCATCCGGATGCGAAGCTTACGGTCAGCTATCCCCTCAGCATCGCCGGCCCCGAGGCCTTTATAGGGGTACGGGAACGGCTTCTTGCCGATGGCTATCGACGGGTGCAAATAAACAATGAAACGCGTGACTTAGAGGCTGTTCGGCCAAGCGAGCTGTGGCCGAATCTACGCGCTGGCCCCGAATCGCTCATGGTGCTTGCCGACCGCACGACGGCGACAAGTGCGGGGCGCGCCCGGCTCACCGAGGCCCTGGAGGCGGCATTCCTAAGAGGGCAGGGCCGCGCCTCGGTGCACGTGCAAGACGGTACGGTGCTGCGTTTCTCTCAGCAGTTACATTGTGCCCGCTGTGATTTAGTTTACGGAGCGCCATCGCCATCCCTCTTTTCATTCAATAGCCCCGTGGGGGCTTGCGCTGACTGCCGAGGTTTCGGACGCATCATGGAGATCGATTGGGACAAGGTGATTCCCGATCCGCATAAGACCTTGGCACAAGGTGCCATCAGGGCTTGGAGCGGAAAGTCGGCGACGTGGGAGCGGCGCTTGTTGATGAAGTTGGCGCAAGAGAAAGGCGTACCGGTCGATGTGCCTTTTGGTGAGCTGTCGAAGGCGCATCACAAATGGATAATGGAAGGCGAGAGCGGCGGGAAGCTTCGATCCTGGAAAAAATGGTTCGGACTGAAACCCTGGTTCGAGTGGCTTGAAAGCAAGGCCTACAAAATGCACGTGCGCGTGTTTATTGCGCGATACCGGAAATACGTGACCTGCCTGACATGCGCAGGCACGCGGTTCAAGGCTGAGGCCCTGCTTTGGCGCCTAGGCGAAAAGACCATTGCGGATTTCCTCTCGCTGACTGTTAAAGAGGCGGCGTCATTTCTTGAGGGATTGGGTGAACGAGATCCGGCACAGAGTCTTTTGATTCAGCAATGCGGGGCGCGCCTAACAACCATGGTCAACGTCGGGCTTCCCTATCTGACTTTGGATCGTTCTTTGCGCACGCTTTCCGGCGGCGAAGCCCAAAGGGTGGCGCTAACCAGCGCGCTTAGCGCAGAGCTCAATGGCAGCATGTTTGTCTTGGATGAACCTACGGTAGGCCTGCATCCTCACAACGTCGCAGATCTCATGCGTGAGGTGAGACGCCTGGCGCAGGGTGACAACATCGCACTCATGGTCGAGCACGATGAAGACGTCATCAAGAGCGCCGACCGCGTGATTGAGCTTGGCCCATCGGGAGGAGAGCGGGGCGGGGAGGTGGTGTTTGACGGAACGCCTCTGGCGTTGTGGCGGGCTGAGACGGCAACAGGGGCCGCACTGCGTGCGGAAAGTCCCACAGTGCGCCCACGCGAGCCGGTCCATGGGTGGATCACGCTGAAAGGCGCCACGGGGCACAATCTCAACAATATAGACCTCCGGATTCCAGTCGGGTTATTTTCATGCGTGACAGGCGTCAGCGGGTCAGGCAAGACCAGCGTGATTTTGGAAACATTGTTTCCGGCAGTCGCACAACGTCGTGGGCAGCTGCCTGGCAAAGCACCTTTGCCCTATGACAAGCTGGAGCTGCCGGCGCACATTCAAGACGCGGTGTGCGTCGATCAGGCCCCGCTCGGTCGTACTTCACGCGGAAATCCGGCGACCTATATGAAAGCGTGGGAGGTGATTCGCCAGCGCTTCGCGGCACAGCCGCTCGCAAAAGAACGCGGATACGGTCCAGGTTTCTTTTCGTTTAATGTGGCGGGCGGCCGCTGTGAAACATGCAAAGGGGAAGGCTCAGAGACCATTGAAATGCAGTTTTTGGCCGACGTGAGTTTTTCCTGTCCCGATTGTCAAGGGAGTCGCTTTGTTGGGCCGGTCCTCGATGTGCAGGTCGGCGAAAAAACCATTGCTGATGTCTTAGGAATGACGGTCGATGACGCAGTTGTGCATTTCAACCATCGAGAGCTCGTCAGGCGCCTTGCGCCTCTTTGTCAGGTGGGCCTCGGATACCTCAAGCTGGGCCAGCCGCTCAACACGCTTTCGGGCGGTGAAGCGCAACGCTTGAAGCTTGCAGCCGCTCTCGGTCATGTCGGTGAACATGCCATCGTGATACTCGATGAACCCACGGCAGGACTGCATGCGCGTGACATCAAACCTCTTCTCGAAACCCTACAGAAGCTCGTGGAACAAGGGAACACTGTGGTCGTCGTCGAGCACGATATGCGGGTGGCCGCTCAGGCCGATTACGTGATTGATCTCGGGCCCGGCCCCGGCGATGCCGGCGGAGATATTGTGGCGCAAGGCACACCCCGAGACGTCGCTCAGGCGGGGACGGCCAGCAGCCCCTTCCTCGAGCGTGTGCTTAACCCTGTCCGGTTGCCGCGTGCTTCGGTGACCGCGCCTAAAAAGCAACCGCCGTCCCTTACGGGCATATGTGTAGAGGGCGCACGCGAGCACAATCTCAAGGATCTCAATCTCGAAGTGCCGCGTGAAAAGCTCGTAGTGATCAGTGGACCTAGCGGCAGCGGCAAAAGCACGCTTGCGTTTGACGTGATCTATGCTGAAGGACAGCGCCGTTACATGGAAACATTGTCACCTTACGTACGTCAGTACCTGCCGCAGTTGCCCCGCCCCGATGTGCATAGCGTCCGCGGCATTCCGCCCACGGTGGCACTTGAACAGCGTATCACGCGAGGCGGCGTCAACTCCACGGTGGGAACCATCACCGAAGTGGCGCACTATCTAAGACTCATCTATGCGCGCTTCGGGCTGCTCCACTGTGTTACCTGTAATGTTCCCATTGCTGCCAACCATCCTGACGCCTTGGCCAAACACATTCGCGAGTTGGCGGGACTGCGCCAACGGTTGACCGTGTTCGCCCCAGCGGTGCGTGGCAAAAAGGGTCTGCATCGTGAGCTTTTGGCCCGCGCGCACGGGCAAGGTATCCGCCGCGCGCGCATCGATGGCACGCTGACCGACATCACGCCGGGGATGAAGCTCGAACGGTATGTGGAACACGATATTGATTTGCTTGTGGCCGAAGTGGGAAGTGGCCACAAAAGCTTAGACGTGGAACTCAAGCGCGGCCTCAAGTGGGGAGAAGGCGTGATAGAGGTGCAATCCGGTGACAGGCATTGGGTATTGTCGAGCAAGTTTGCCTGCCCAAAGTGCGGCCAAGGTTATCCCGAGCTCGATCCCCGGTTTTTTTCTTTCAACACGCGCCAAGGCGCCTGTAGCGCCTGTGAAGGGAGGGGCGTCATCGAGATTGAACACGGTAAAGGCCGAAACGCCGTGCTGGAGACCCGAACGTGTGACACGTGCCAGGGCACGCGCCTGTCGCCGCTGGCGCGTTCCGTGATGCTGGATGGCCGACCTATAACGGCGTTGTTGGGCACGACCGTGCAAAGATTGCGCCACCTCTTGCCGACTATCACCCTTCCAGGCCGGTTTGCTGCCCTTGGCGGCCCGCTGATCAACGAGCTCGATGCGCGCCTGGCCTTTTTGGAGCAGGTGGGCGTCGGCTATCTAGGGCTCGACCGCTCCGCCCAGACACTAAGCGGCGGCGAGACCCAGCGGGTGCGGCTTGCGGCACAACTCGGCAGTGCGCTCACCGGCGTCCTTTATGTGCTGGACGAGCCGACCATCGGGTTACATCCTCGCGATACCCAACGTTTGATTGTAGCGCTCAAGCGTCTGGTCGAGAAGGGTTGCTCCGTGTTGGTGGTCGAGCACGACGCGGACGTGATTCGCGCTTCTGATCACTTGATCGATATGGGTCCGTCGGGCGGCGAAAACGGTGGAAGCATTGTGGCTCAGGGGGCGCCTGCCCGTTTGCTTCGGCCTGGCAACTCTTTGACTGGAACGGCACTCGCAGCATCCCCGCGCATCTCGGCGGCTCTCCGCTCTCTGGGAGATGCCGAGTGGTTGACGTTGACAGGAGCGCATGAGCACAACCTCAAAGATGTGGATCTCACGCTGCCTCTCGGAAGACTTATCGCGGTGACGGGCGTGAGCGGCTCCGGGAAGAGCAGTCTCATACGCAACGTTTTGTTGTCATCCGTGCGGCATGCGCTCGGTCTCGAAACCAACGCCATAACGAGGTGCCGCACGCTCAAGGGCACAGAGTCGCTCAGGCGCGCGGTCGAAATCGATCAGAACCCCATCGGCAGAACGCCGCGATCGGTGCCCGCAACCTACATAGGGGTATGGGATGTGATTCGTAAGCTGCTTGCGGGTATGCCCGAAGCGCGAGCGCGAGGGTATGATGCATCGCGGTTCTCGTTCAACACATCCAACGGGCGCTGCACCGCATGTGAAGGTCAGGGCGCGCTTACAGTGGAAATGGCTTTCTTGCCCGATGTGCTACTGCCCTGTGAAAGCTGTAAGGGGCGCAGGTTCAGTCCCGAGACGCTCGAGATACGTTGGCAAGGTCTGAGCGCGGGAGAAATCTTGGAGTTAGACGTCACGCAAGCTGTCGATATCTTCTCTGTTATCCCAAAAGTCGCGCAACCCTTGCGGCTCTTGGATACCCTGGGTCTCGGCTATCTCAAACTGGGTCAGCCTTCCAATACCCTCAGCGGCGGCGAGGCTCAGCGGCTTAAACTCGTCGCCGAGTTGGGCGCGCGTCAACGCGGCGGCTGCTTATACGTCATGGACGAGCCCACGACGGGACTCCATCGCACCGACGTAATGAAACTGATAGCGCTCTTAGAGCGTTTGGTCGATCGCGGGGATACGGTTGTCGTCATTGAGCACCACACGGATGTGATGCTGGCGGCGGACTGGCTCATAGATCTGGGTCCAGAAGGCGGCGACCAAGGCGGCCAGATCGTTTTTGCCGGCACCCCTTCAGCGCTAGTACGTGACTCCAACAGCTATACTGCTGAAGTGCTTAGAGAGGAACTGGATCGGGCACCCAAACGCAAGCGAGCCGTAAAGGCTATGCCGCCGCTCAGGGCTGAGAAGCACGGCAATTGA
- a CDS encoding HTTM domain-containing protein — MKWFGRLDAWWFEKAPASRLAVIRIAVGLFCLAYLLIRAKNLNGYAYFPEEQFQPVGIIRLHSGPVAFWVVHLVYALTLLLVAPVILGWRYRWTAPVFALLWLWLTSYRNSWTMIFHTENLVTLHVLILGVAAAADAVSYDARTKRPPIDSSRYGWPLRLMSVVTVLVYVIAGIAKVRNAGWAWLSGDQLRIHIAYDNLRKIELGDVYSPLGAWLVRWPWIFTPLACLSLGLELGAPLALVKRRWGLVWAGFVMAFHAGILALMAILFAYPLSGVAFLSWTRAERALTWDWVNRWLPRRDRDLPTEAPR, encoded by the coding sequence ATGAAGTGGTTCGGCCGCCTCGATGCCTGGTGGTTTGAAAAGGCGCCCGCTTCGAGGCTTGCTGTTATACGCATCGCAGTCGGTCTTTTTTGTCTGGCGTACCTTTTGATTCGAGCCAAAAATCTCAATGGATATGCGTATTTCCCCGAGGAGCAGTTTCAGCCAGTGGGGATCATTCGTTTGCACTCAGGACCAGTGGCCTTTTGGGTCGTGCATCTTGTGTATGCATTGACGCTACTTTTGGTGGCGCCCGTCATCCTGGGATGGCGGTATCGCTGGACCGCGCCTGTGTTTGCGCTTTTATGGTTATGGCTCACGAGTTACAGGAACTCTTGGACCATGATCTTTCACACGGAGAATCTGGTCACTTTGCATGTCTTGATCTTGGGAGTAGCAGCCGCTGCCGATGCGGTGTCGTACGATGCGCGAACGAAGAGGCCACCGATTGACAGCAGCCGTTACGGGTGGCCACTGAGGCTCATGAGCGTTGTAACGGTGCTGGTATATGTGATTGCCGGTATCGCCAAAGTTCGCAACGCTGGCTGGGCTTGGCTGAGCGGCGATCAGCTTCGCATTCACATTGCCTATGACAACCTGCGCAAGATTGAACTCGGCGATGTCTATTCTCCCCTGGGTGCATGGCTCGTGAGATGGCCGTGGATATTTACGCCGCTTGCGTGCTTGAGTCTTGGCCTTGAGTTGGGCGCGCCGCTTGCACTGGTCAAACGTCGCTGGGGCCTCGTATGGGCCGGTTTCGTCATGGCGTTTCACGCTGGCATCCTTGCGCTCATGGCCATCTTGTTTGCGTACCCTTTGTCGGGCGTTGCGTTTCTGTCCTGGACGCGCGCAGAGCGAGCGCTCACGTGGGACTGGGTTAACCGATGGCTACCTCGGCGAGATCGGGACCTGCCCACAGAGGCACCCCGCTAA
- the carA gene encoding glutamine-hydrolyzing carbamoyl-phosphate synthase small subunit produces MSAQPGHLVLADGTSFEGRLIGASGDTVGEVVFMTGMTGYQEVLTDPSYCDQIVSMTAPHIGNTGINAEDQESERPSLAGFVVHALSPTTSNWRSEGALDTYLKRHGVVGIANVDTRALTRHVRTEGAQMGAIGSKSRAELHDMAQAAPSLLGRDLAAKVSTPESFVWTHGTGQWSSEAERAAPTYHVVALDFGIKHNILRCLVDEGCKVTVLPANASSEQVLSHNPDGVLLSNGPGDPEPIAYASRTVSALLGKLPIFGICLGHQILARALGASTYKLKFGHHGLNQPVQDLGTHRVEITSQNHGFCVDDTSLPKGCQPTHIQLNDMTNEGIEHPESGAFSVQYHPEAGAGPHDARYLFKRFIERIEQWR; encoded by the coding sequence ATGAGTGCACAACCCGGACATTTGGTGCTGGCCGACGGGACAAGCTTCGAAGGGCGTTTAATCGGTGCTTCAGGCGATACTGTCGGTGAAGTCGTATTCATGACCGGCATGACGGGATATCAGGAGGTGCTCACGGATCCATCGTACTGCGATCAAATTGTCAGTATGACGGCGCCTCACATTGGCAACACGGGCATCAATGCCGAGGACCAAGAATCAGAGCGACCGTCCCTCGCCGGTTTCGTGGTGCACGCTCTCAGCCCCACCACCAGCAACTGGCGCTCCGAAGGTGCACTCGATACCTACCTAAAGCGGCACGGGGTCGTCGGAATCGCTAACGTCGACACGCGGGCGTTGACGCGCCACGTGCGAACCGAAGGCGCGCAGATGGGCGCCATCGGCAGTAAGAGCCGCGCCGAGCTTCACGACATGGCGCAAGCCGCGCCTTCCCTGTTGGGCCGCGATCTTGCCGCCAAAGTGAGCACGCCTGAGAGTTTTGTGTGGACCCACGGCACAGGGCAGTGGTCGAGCGAGGCAGAGCGCGCGGCACCCACCTACCATGTGGTTGCGCTCGATTTTGGCATTAAGCATAACATTCTGCGCTGTCTCGTCGATGAGGGATGTAAAGTCACCGTCCTTCCCGCGAACGCGAGTTCGGAGCAGGTACTATCCCATAATCCGGACGGCGTGCTTTTGTCCAACGGCCCGGGTGATCCCGAGCCCATCGCATATGCCTCCCGCACCGTCTCAGCGCTTTTGGGGAAGCTGCCCATCTTTGGCATCTGTTTGGGTCATCAGATTCTGGCCCGAGCGTTAGGTGCCTCGACGTATAAACTCAAGTTTGGCCACCATGGCTTGAACCAGCCTGTCCAAGATCTCGGCACGCATCGGGTGGAGATCACTTCCCAAAATCATGGATTTTGCGTGGATGACACATCGCTTCCCAAAGGGTGTCAGCCGACGCACATTCAGCTTAACGACATGACCAACGAAGGTATTGAACATCCCGAATCAGGAGCGTTTAGCGTGCAGTACCACCCAGAGGCAGGCGCAGGTCCCCACGACGCGCGCTATTTGTTCAAGCGTTTCATCGAGCGCATCGAGCAATGGCGCTAA
- a CDS encoding dihydroorotase — translation MRLVLRQARVLDPASGFDGLSDIVIEDGRIARVGPDAATQMEGHIEGDWDLQGKWVTPGFVDLHTHLREPGHEYKEDIASGLAAAAAGGFTAVCAMANTLPVNDTRAVTESLIAKARAQEGPRLYPIGAITKGLLGEQLTEMSDLKDAGAIGVSDDGRCVMNAGIMRRAMEYASTFDLLVTQHAEDHHMTAGAEMHEGEISTRLGLNGWPRVAEDIIVARDLLLAELTGARYHVAHVSSMGSVRLLREAKSRGLSVSAEVTPHHLLLTEQNVLGYNTACKVNPPLRTEEDREALREALADGTLDCIATDHAPHSSVEKLCEFSAASPGLIGLETAVSALLQLVRHNQLSALRLVEALSTAPARLGKLAGGSLKEGLPADITVIDPEMRWTVTPNQLRSKSENTPWLHTEMQGAVIMTLVNGKTVYQR, via the coding sequence GTGCGTCTCGTGCTTCGCCAGGCCCGTGTGCTCGATCCCGCGAGCGGTTTCGATGGCTTGAGCGATATCGTGATTGAGGACGGGCGAATCGCGCGCGTCGGTCCCGACGCTGCGACCCAGATGGAGGGCCACATCGAGGGTGACTGGGACCTTCAAGGGAAATGGGTCACGCCGGGTTTCGTGGATCTCCATACCCATCTGCGAGAGCCAGGACATGAATACAAAGAGGACATTGCCTCGGGTTTAGCCGCTGCGGCCGCCGGTGGGTTCACCGCCGTGTGCGCCATGGCCAACACGTTGCCTGTTAACGACACGCGCGCGGTGACCGAGTCGCTGATTGCCAAGGCCCGTGCCCAGGAAGGCCCACGGCTTTATCCCATCGGGGCCATCACAAAAGGACTGCTCGGCGAACAGCTCACCGAGATGTCTGATCTCAAGGACGCCGGCGCTATCGGGGTCAGCGACGACGGCAGGTGCGTGATGAACGCCGGCATCATGCGTCGCGCTATGGAATATGCAAGCACGTTTGACTTGCTCGTGACCCAACATGCTGAGGACCACCATATGACCGCGGGCGCGGAGATGCATGAAGGTGAGATATCGACCCGCCTGGGCCTGAACGGCTGGCCGCGCGTTGCCGAAGACATCATCGTCGCGCGTGATTTGTTGTTGGCCGAACTCACCGGCGCCCGCTATCACGTGGCGCACGTCTCAAGCATGGGCAGCGTGAGGTTGCTCAGGGAGGCAAAGTCGCGGGGGCTTTCTGTTTCCGCCGAGGTCACACCTCACCATTTGCTTTTAACTGAACAGAATGTCCTCGGATACAACACCGCATGCAAGGTCAACCCGCCGCTCCGCACCGAGGAGGACCGCGAGGCCCTTCGCGAGGCTCTGGCCGATGGCACGCTTGATTGTATCGCCACAGACCATGCACCCCATAGCTCGGTGGAAAAACTCTGCGAGTTCTCTGCAGCTTCTCCCGGATTGATTGGACTTGAGACAGCCGTCTCCGCGCTGCTACAGCTCGTGCGGCACAACCAGCTGAGCGCCCTGCGACTCGTTGAGGCGCTTTCGACCGCGCCCGCGCGGCTCGGCAAGCTCGCTGGAGGCAGCCTTAAAGAAGGGTTGCCCGCTGATATCACGGTGATTGACCCCGAGATGCGCTGGACAGTCACACCGAATCAGCTACGCTCTAAGTCAGAAAATACTCCGTGGCTGCACACCGAAATGCAAGGTGCAGTCATTATGACATTGGTGAACGGAAAAACGGTGTATCAGCGATGA